A single window of Rhizobium indicum DNA harbors:
- a CDS encoding glutathione S-transferase family protein, whose protein sequence is MTRALYSLCGADERRFFSPHCWKAVMALAHKGLDFEEIPTTYARIRAIGGGVSSIVPVLDDNGRLIPDSFDIALYLEEVYPERLSLFNGEGGKALSRMVEGYSQMIIHPAIMRIALLDIHANLDEEDKAYFRESREARLGKPLEVVAADSEAEKASFSAKLEPLRHMLKFQPYVGGQTPLFADYIVFGALQWLRVSAGLAMLAADDPVMAWFERCLDLHQSCGRTVTAA, encoded by the coding sequence ATGACCAGAGCCCTCTATTCCCTCTGCGGAGCCGACGAGCGGCGCTTCTTTTCGCCCCATTGCTGGAAGGCGGTGATGGCGCTGGCGCATAAGGGGCTCGATTTCGAGGAGATTCCGACGACTTATGCCCGCATCCGCGCGATCGGCGGCGGTGTCTCGTCGATCGTGCCCGTTCTCGACGACAACGGCCGGCTGATCCCCGACAGTTTCGACATCGCCCTCTATCTGGAAGAGGTCTATCCCGAGCGGCTGTCGCTGTTCAACGGCGAGGGCGGCAAGGCGCTGTCGCGGATGGTGGAAGGCTATTCGCAGATGATCATCCATCCGGCGATCATGCGCATCGCCCTTCTCGACATCCATGCGAACCTCGACGAGGAAGACAAAGCCTATTTCCGCGAAAGCCGGGAGGCTCGGCTCGGCAAGCCGCTGGAAGTGGTTGCCGCCGACAGCGAAGCGGAGAAGGCGTCCTTCAGCGCCAAGCTCGAGCCGTTGCGGCATATGCTGAAGTTCCAACCCTACGTCGGCGGGCAAACGCCGCTCTTTGCCGACTATATCGTCTTCGGCGCGCTGCAATGGCTCCGTGTGTCGGCCGGTCTCGCCATGCTAGCCGCCGACGATCCCGTCATGGCCTGGTTCGAACGCTGCCTCGATCTTCACCAAAGCTGCGGCAGGACTGTGACAGCGGCGTGA
- a CDS encoding DinB family protein, with protein sequence MLRHYRMFAAYNRWANTQVYAAAAELSDTEFRNDCGAFFGSLHRTLNHLIVADRIWMKRFTGTGEAPTTLDAVLFEDRDTLAAARKAEDERIIAWTGMLDEAALAANFTYVTVVQPAEITQPLSSALAHFFNHQTHHRGQCHMTLTALGKPSLTLDLIYFLRSEGREWM encoded by the coding sequence ATGCTCAGACATTACAGGATGTTCGCCGCCTATAATCGCTGGGCCAACACGCAAGTCTATGCAGCTGCGGCCGAACTTAGCGATACAGAGTTCCGCAATGATTGCGGCGCCTTCTTCGGCTCGCTGCATCGCACGCTCAATCATCTGATCGTTGCCGACCGGATATGGATGAAGCGCTTCACCGGCACCGGCGAAGCACCGACGACACTCGATGCCGTGCTCTTCGAAGATCGGGATACGCTTGCCGCCGCCCGCAAAGCCGAGGACGAGCGTATCATTGCCTGGACGGGCATGCTGGACGAGGCGGCGCTTGCCGCCAACTTCACCTATGTGACGGTGGTGCAGCCGGCCGAGATCACCCAGCCTCTGTCGTCAGCGCTCGCGCATTTCTTCAACCACCAGACCCATCATCGCGGCCAGTGCCACATGACGCTGACGGCGCTCGGCAAGCCGAGCCTCACGCTTGATCTCATCTACTTCCTGCGCAGCGAGGGCCGCGAATGGATGTGA
- a CDS encoding GGDEF domain-containing protein, producing MQNASANANALVPREAARAAPMADIQKIAKHMARLNVAALPRNYELFHEAIIGLNAGLAQDIAALGSHPQQPMLDELGLKYRLVGHCGLAGETSRNEASRMLRDVAERLAEGLKHKNAFARACGTILKSVSGHDDQSLAAFLSEIDYLTASLSTVLAAEMEIGAKLLDDIKTLETLERGISAMQSAAIADRITGLPNRIALNRTIADLYKREEGAAGSALIMVDIDNFTDLNDKYGTQAGNKLLKKLAGLFSKSVKKNDFVARTEADEFALLFSNVGMQDAMTIAERLRASVEDNLVFATSDKADPGRLTISIGVALSTDAATPGQLQANARVALLAAQSNPRQPVQAFGR from the coding sequence ATGCAGAATGCAAGCGCAAACGCAAACGCATTGGTGCCGCGCGAGGCTGCGCGCGCCGCGCCGATGGCGGATATTCAGAAGATCGCCAAGCATATGGCGCGCCTCAACGTCGCGGCACTCCCGCGCAACTACGAGCTCTTTCACGAGGCGATCATCGGGCTCAATGCCGGGCTTGCGCAGGATATCGCGGCACTCGGGTCCCATCCGCAGCAGCCGATGCTCGACGAACTCGGCCTGAAATACCGCCTCGTCGGCCATTGCGGGCTGGCGGGCGAGACATCCCGAAACGAGGCGAGCCGGATGCTGCGCGACGTGGCGGAAAGGCTTGCCGAAGGGCTGAAGCACAAGAACGCCTTTGCGCGCGCCTGCGGCACGATCCTGAAATCCGTGTCCGGCCATGACGATCAGAGCCTTGCCGCCTTCCTCAGCGAGATCGACTACCTCACTGCCTCGCTTTCGACCGTTCTTGCGGCGGAGATGGAAATCGGCGCGAAGCTGCTGGACGATATCAAGACGCTCGAAACGCTGGAGCGCGGCATTTCGGCGATGCAATCGGCCGCGATCGCCGACAGGATCACCGGACTTCCAAACCGCATCGCACTGAACCGGACGATCGCCGATCTCTACAAGCGAGAAGAAGGTGCCGCCGGCAGCGCGCTGATCATGGTCGATATCGACAATTTCACCGATCTCAACGACAAATACGGCACCCAGGCCGGCAACAAGCTCCTGAAGAAGCTCGCCGGCCTGTTCAGCAAGTCGGTCAAGAAAAACGATTTCGTCGCCCGCACAGAGGCTGACGAATTCGCCCTGTTGTTTTCCAATGTCGGCATGCAGGATGCGATGACGATTGCCGAACGCCTGCGCGCCTCCGTTGAAGACAATCTGGTCTTTGCGACATCCGACAAGGCCGATCCCGGCAGGCTCACCATCTCGATCGGCGTGGCGCTCAGCACCGATGCGGCAACCCCGGGACAATTGCAGGCCAATGCCCGCGTGGCGCTTCTCGCCGCGCAGTCGAACCCCCGACAACCGGTGCAGGCTTTCGGCCGCTGA
- a CDS encoding ABC-F family ATP-binding cassette domain-containing protein translates to MITLTDISARIAGRLLLDNASVSLPSGTKAGLVGRNGAGKSTLFRVITGDLGSESGTVSIPKAARIGQVAQEAPATEDALIEIVLAADKERTALVAEAETATDPHRIAEIQMRLVDIDAHSAEARAASILAGLGFDKDAQARPASSFSGGWRMRVALAAVLFSEPDLLLLDEPTNYLDLEGTLWLEDYVRRYPHTVIIISHDRDLLNNAVNAIVHLDQKKLTFYRGGYDQFERQKAEADELQTKAKAKNDAARKHLQGFIDRFKAKASKARQAQSRVKALERMGTVAAVIEDHVQPITFPEPEKQPASPIVAIQSGAVGYEPGNPILKNLNLRIDNDDRIALLGSNGNGKSTFAKFISGRLAPESGEVKIAPSLKIGFFAQHQLDDLIPEQSPVEHVRRLMPGAPEAKVRARVAQMGLATEKMATAAKDLSGGEKARLLMGLAAFNAPNLLILDEPTNHLDIDSRRALIEALNDYEGAVILISHDRHLIEATVDRLWLVNGGTVTTFEGDMDEYRDLIVTSGKKKEEKPQLTEDATSKADQRKLNAERRASLTPLRKKINEIESLTAKLEKQIQALDMELADPALYEKTPAKAAEKVKQRGEAAAKLAAAEEDWLMLSAEYEEAMAG, encoded by the coding sequence ATGATCACGCTCACCGATATTTCTGCCCGCATCGCCGGGCGCCTGCTTCTCGACAATGCCAGCGTTTCGCTGCCTTCAGGCACGAAGGCAGGGCTCGTCGGGCGCAACGGCGCCGGCAAGTCCACGCTTTTTCGCGTCATCACCGGCGATCTCGGCTCGGAGAGCGGAACGGTGTCGATCCCGAAGGCCGCACGCATCGGCCAAGTGGCGCAGGAAGCGCCGGCGACCGAGGACGCACTGATCGAGATCGTGCTTGCCGCGGATAAGGAACGCACCGCCCTCGTTGCCGAGGCGGAAACGGCAACCGATCCACATCGCATCGCCGAAATCCAGATGCGCCTCGTCGATATCGATGCGCATTCGGCCGAAGCGCGCGCGGCGAGCATTCTTGCCGGCCTCGGCTTCGACAAGGACGCGCAGGCCCGCCCCGCCTCCTCCTTCTCGGGCGGCTGGCGCATGCGCGTCGCCCTCGCCGCCGTGCTGTTTTCCGAGCCGGACCTGCTCCTGCTCGACGAGCCGACCAACTATCTCGACCTCGAAGGCACGCTGTGGCTGGAAGACTATGTCAGGCGTTATCCGCACACCGTCATCATCATCAGCCATGATCGCGATCTCCTGAACAACGCGGTCAATGCGATCGTCCATCTCGACCAGAAGAAGCTCACCTTCTATCGCGGCGGTTACGACCAGTTCGAGCGGCAGAAGGCGGAAGCCGACGAGTTGCAGACGAAGGCCAAGGCCAAGAACGACGCGGCGCGCAAACATCTGCAGGGCTTCATCGATCGCTTCAAGGCCAAGGCTTCCAAGGCCCGGCAGGCGCAATCGCGCGTCAAGGCGCTGGAGCGCATGGGAACGGTCGCCGCGGTGATCGAGGACCACGTCCAGCCGATCACTTTTCCTGAGCCGGAAAAGCAGCCGGCTTCGCCGATCGTCGCGATCCAGAGCGGCGCCGTCGGCTACGAGCCCGGCAATCCGATCCTGAAGAACCTCAATCTGCGCATCGACAATGATGACCGCATCGCCCTGCTCGGCTCGAACGGTAACGGCAAATCGACTTTCGCCAAATTCATCTCCGGCAGGCTGGCGCCGGAGAGCGGCGAAGTGAAGATCGCGCCGAGCCTGAAGATCGGCTTCTTCGCGCAGCATCAGCTCGACGACCTCATTCCCGAGCAATCGCCGGTGGAGCATGTGCGCCGGCTGATGCCCGGCGCGCCGGAAGCCAAGGTGCGCGCCCGCGTCGCCCAGATGGGGCTTGCGACCGAAAAGATGGCGACGGCCGCCAAAGATCTCTCCGGCGGCGAAAAAGCCCGATTGCTGATGGGGCTTGCCGCCTTCAATGCGCCCAACCTGCTGATCCTCGACGAGCCGACCAACCACCTCGACATCGACAGCCGCCGCGCGCTGATCGAGGCGCTGAACGACTACGAAGGCGCCGTCATCCTGATCTCGCATGATCGCCATCTGATCGAGGCGACGGTCGATCGGCTGTGGCTGGTCAATGGCGGTACGGTGACGACCTTCGAAGGCGACATGGACGAATACCGCGACCTCATCGTTACCTCAGGTAAAAAAAAAGAAGAAAAGCCGCAGCTAACTGAAGACGCGACGTCGAAGGCCGACCAGCGCAAGCTCAATGCCGAACGTCGCGCCTCGCTGACGCCGCTCAGGAAAAAGATCAACGAAATCGAATCCTTGACGGCGAAGCTGGAGAAACAGATTCAGGCGCTTGATATGGAACTTGCGGATCCGGCCCTTTACGAGAAGACACCCGCCAAGGCGGCCGAAAAGGTGAAGCAACGCGGCGAGGCCGCGGCAAAACTCGCTGCCGCCGAGGAAGACTGGCTGATGTTGTCGGCCGAATACGAAGAAGCGATGGCGGGATAG
- a CDS encoding polysaccharide deacetylase family protein → MYRFFLLYCMALTAALSACSTTRQASPDTSIKTSSVIAPEGRALAYTGDDATPRLTGPHHLAGRTLEVSSLSDLKLQDKEVILSFDDGPIPGRTDKVLAILDQFGVKGAFMMVGEMAERHPALARKVAEDGNTIGSHTYDHANLNSLSFDAAMAEVIKGELAVTKATGTDVSFFRFPYLAESHRLRAAIAMRDMVVMDVDIDSKDYFTTTRVSATQRTMNLLHKRGCGIILMHDIHKRTVTMLPNLLSRLEAEGYKVVTLKFKKTEVPNTVVASADFVTIR, encoded by the coding sequence ATGTATCGTTTTTTCCTTCTGTACTGCATGGCCCTCACGGCCGCCCTCTCCGCCTGCAGCACCACCAGACAAGCCTCTCCCGATACTTCGATCAAGACCTCCTCGGTAATCGCGCCCGAGGGACGGGCGCTTGCCTATACCGGCGACGATGCGACGCCGCGCCTTACCGGCCCGCATCATCTGGCCGGGCGGACGCTGGAGGTTTCCTCGCTTTCCGATCTCAAGCTGCAGGACAAGGAAGTGATCCTGAGCTTCGACGATGGCCCGATCCCCGGCCGGACGGACAAGGTGCTGGCAATCCTCGACCAGTTCGGCGTCAAGGGTGCCTTCATGATGGTCGGCGAAATGGCCGAGCGGCATCCGGCGCTCGCCCGCAAGGTCGCTGAGGACGGCAACACGATCGGCAGTCACACCTATGACCACGCCAACTTGAATTCGCTGAGTTTCGACGCGGCAATGGCCGAGGTGATCAAGGGTGAATTGGCGGTGACCAAGGCGACGGGAACCGATGTCTCCTTCTTCCGCTTCCCCTATCTTGCCGAGAGCCACAGGCTGCGCGCCGCGATCGCCATGCGCGACATGGTGGTCATGGATGTCGACATCGACAGCAAGGACTATTTCACCACGACGCGGGTCTCCGCGACGCAGCGGACGATGAACCTTTTACACAAGCGCGGCTGCGGCATCATCCTGATGCACGACATCCACAAACGCACGGTGACGATGCTGCCGAACCTGCTCTCGAGGCTCGAAGCCGAAGGCTACAAGGTGGTGACGCTGAAATTCAAGAAGACCGAGGTGCCGAACACCGTCGTCGCCTCGGCCGATTTCGTGACGATCCGCTAG
- a CDS encoding prolyl oligopeptidase family serine peptidase, with protein sequence MNLHLETDDDPRTRQFIDEHNRVSDAALRTPEFERDRDAIKALIERQDRLIVPMRRGEWLFDFRQSKDNPLGIWLRLPADQEPLPDAGWEPVFDLDAFCLREGKRWNWRGAVTCPWEPMRVLLTLSDGGSDLLRLLEFDAERKQVVEGGFDTPAARSHATWLSRDEICYFGSIDRFSATRSGWPRVGRRLKRGQRPEDAAVMFEAADEDVYGFNLVIDPALSGASADRGLIDIFVAAHEIGVASAFLIANDGTQRRIDLPKEADFQFNHDHCLWRAKTDERVATGSLVLQRFDPASETALLGLERILFQPGEGQSIAQMMLMQEWCVFIISDRLRPRLMVLDLTRPNAEQREIALPADMQTAHFRPLHADLHLGDDTLHIVGQGFLQPPVCYRLKLSDRSKQAEPIFVAAAPSYFDPTDMSSELLEAVSEDGTRVTYRLVLPKQWTKGALPVLLYGYGGFDVPLSPSYSGVTGRWLEQGGAYVQAYIRGGGEFGPDWYRSAKRQGRDRAFADFVAIARDLVARGYTVPSRIACQGGSNGGLLTGVMLTRYPDDFGAVWCQVPVLDMTRFHLFTAGQAWMDEYGDPETPVDRDFMLGYSPLHNVGPATKVSYPPIYIESSANDDRVHPSHARRFAARLEEEGHRPLFHEFGSGGHGGDGNSEERAARAAMGYSFLRQTIMR encoded by the coding sequence ATGAACCTTCATCTCGAAACGGACGACGATCCGCGCACCCGCCAGTTCATCGACGAGCACAACCGGGTTTCCGACGCGGCTCTGAGAACACCTGAATTCGAGAGGGATCGCGACGCGATCAAGGCGCTGATCGAGCGGCAGGACAGGCTGATCGTTCCGATGCGCAGAGGCGAGTGGCTGTTCGATTTCCGCCAGAGCAAGGACAATCCTCTCGGCATCTGGCTCCGCCTGCCGGCAGATCAGGAGCCGCTGCCGGACGCCGGCTGGGAGCCGGTCTTCGACCTCGACGCCTTCTGCCTCCGGGAAGGCAAGCGCTGGAACTGGCGCGGCGCCGTTACCTGCCCATGGGAGCCGATGCGGGTGCTGCTCACACTTTCGGACGGCGGCTCCGACCTTCTCCGGCTGCTCGAATTCGACGCCGAGCGGAAACAGGTCGTCGAGGGCGGCTTCGATACCCCGGCCGCACGATCACATGCCACCTGGCTGAGCCGTGATGAAATCTGCTATTTCGGTTCCATCGACAGATTTTCGGCGACCCGCTCCGGATGGCCGCGCGTCGGACGGCGATTGAAGCGCGGGCAGCGACCGGAAGATGCCGCCGTCATGTTCGAAGCAGCAGACGAGGACGTCTACGGCTTCAATCTCGTCATCGACCCTGCCCTATCAGGCGCTTCGGCGGATCGCGGATTGATCGATATTTTCGTCGCCGCCCACGAGATCGGCGTCGCGAGCGCTTTCCTGATCGCCAACGACGGCACACAGCGGCGCATCGATCTGCCTAAGGAAGCCGATTTCCAGTTCAATCATGATCATTGCCTTTGGCGGGCAAAGACCGACGAACGCGTTGCGACCGGCAGCCTCGTGCTGCAACGCTTCGATCCCGCCTCGGAGACGGCCCTGCTCGGGCTGGAGCGGATCCTGTTTCAGCCTGGCGAGGGCCAGTCCATCGCGCAGATGATGCTGATGCAGGAGTGGTGCGTCTTCATCATCTCCGATCGGCTGCGTCCGCGTCTCATGGTGCTGGACCTGACAAGGCCCAATGCCGAACAGCGCGAGATCGCACTGCCGGCGGATATGCAGACGGCTCACTTCAGGCCACTTCATGCAGATCTGCATCTTGGCGACGATACGCTCCACATCGTCGGCCAGGGCTTCCTGCAGCCGCCCGTCTGTTACCGCCTCAAGCTGTCGGATCGCAGCAAGCAGGCCGAACCGATTTTCGTCGCCGCGGCGCCGAGCTATTTCGATCCGACCGATATGTCATCCGAACTGCTGGAGGCTGTTTCGGAGGACGGAACGAGGGTTACCTATCGGCTAGTCCTGCCGAAGCAATGGACCAAGGGCGCGCTGCCGGTGCTGCTTTATGGCTATGGCGGCTTCGATGTCCCGTTATCGCCAAGCTATTCCGGCGTGACAGGACGCTGGCTGGAACAAGGCGGCGCCTATGTGCAGGCCTATATTCGCGGCGGCGGCGAATTCGGGCCCGACTGGTATCGCAGCGCCAAGCGGCAGGGGCGAGACCGGGCGTTTGCCGATTTCGTCGCCATCGCCCGCGATCTCGTCGCCCGCGGCTATACAGTGCCGTCGCGGATTGCCTGCCAGGGCGGCAGCAATGGCGGCCTGCTGACCGGCGTGATGCTGACGCGCTATCCCGACGATTTCGGTGCCGTCTGGTGCCAGGTGCCGGTTCTCGACATGACACGCTTCCACCTGTTTACCGCAGGGCAAGCCTGGATGGACGAATATGGCGATCCGGAGACGCCGGTGGACCGGGATTTCATGCTCGGTTATTCGCCGCTTCACAATGTCGGACCGGCGACCAAGGTCAGCTATCCGCCGATCTACATCGAAAGCTCCGCCAATGACGACCGCGTGCATCCCTCGCATGCGCGCCGCTTTGCCGCGCGGCTGGAGGAAGAAGGACACCGGCCGCTCTTCCATGAATTCGGCTCCGGCGGGCATGGCGGCGACGGCAAT